Within Campylobacter jejuni, the genomic segment GGAAATTCTTAAACAAATTTTTAGCACCACCATAGATTTTTAAATCATAAAGCACAATAAAAAATAAAATCCAACTCGCAAGAACAAATAAAACTCCAAGATAAGGAATGATACCTAAAAACCCACAAATAATACTCGCTATTGCTTTTAAGCGAATTTCTTTTATCTTTTTTTGAAACAAAGCTTCATTTAAATTGTGCATTTTACCCTTTATTTAATACATTCGAACAAAAATATTTCGTTTTATCATCTTTGGCAATTTTTATCAAAACCGCCCACTTCCACACATTAACTCTAAAAATTTTATCTTTCTTATTTACATAAGAAAGATAAAATTTTAGTTTGTCTTTATGGGCTTTTATGGGCAAAATTACATACATTTTAGCACATAAATAATCATAATAATTTGTTTTCACTCTAAAACAATACCTTCATTAATGCAAATTTCGCCAATAATAAAGGCATCTGAATTTTCTAAAACCTTACTTACATTAGAAGGATCTACAACCATTACTAAACCCACTCCCATGTTAAAGCTTCTATACATTTCGCTTTCTTCTACAGCCTGTCCTATAGTATAAAAAATTTCAGGAGTTTTAAGATGATGTTTGCGTATAGTTGCACCCATACCACGAGGCAAAACGCGTGGTAAATTTTCTACTAAACCACCCCCTGTAATATGAGCTAGAGCACTAATATAAGGCTTTAATGTAAGAAAATCACGCACATAAATCCTTGTAGGCTCTAATAAAATATCAATTAAATTTTTACCCTCTATCTTGTCATCAAATTTTAATTTTAAACTTTCAAAAAGTACTTTTCTAGCTAAAGAATAACCATTTGAATGAAGTCCTGAACTAGGAAGTGCCAATAAAATATCACCATTTTTAACAAATTTACTTCTATCGATCTCATCTTCTTCAGCCATACCCACTGCAAAACCCGCAAGATCAAAATCATCTTTTGCATACATTCCAGGCATTTCAGCAGTTTCTCCGCCGATTAATGCACAATTTGCCATCTTACATCCCTTGGCAATGCCTGATACAACAGCCTTTGCTACTTCTACTTCGAGCTTGGCTGTAGCATAATAATCTAGGAAAAACAAAGGCGTAGCAAAATTACAAATCAAATCATTCACACACATTGCTACTAAATCTTGCCCTATAGTATCATATTTTTTAGCATCAATTGCCAAGCGAAGCTTGGTACCAACACCATCTGTTGCACCTAAAATCACAGGCTTTTTAAAACCACTTGGCATTCTAAAAGCACCAGCAAAAGAACCAATTCCGCCTACAACATTATCATTAAAAGTTTCTTTAACCAAAGGTTTTATAGCCTCTACAAAGGCATTTCCATTATCTATACTTACGCCTGCATCTTCATATGAAATTTTCATTTATTTTCCTTTAAGAACTAAAAAGGTATTTTAACGAAAAAAGTTTTAATAAGGCATAAGATGAAAAATGCTTTTTTTGTAACCGCTTCAATTGCTTGTGGTAAAAGCACTTTTATAGAAATAGCGAATTCTTTAGGCTTTAAAAGCATTAGCGCAGACAAAATCGCTCATAAAATTTTAGATGAAAATGCTTTAGAACTTGAAAAGATTTTTTCTCCCTTTAACTTAAAAAATTTACTCACAAAAGAAAAGAAAATCGATAGAAAAATCCTTAGAGAAATTGTTTTTAACAACAAAGAAGCTAAAAAAACCTTAGAAAATTTCACTCATCCTAAAATTCGAGCTAAAATTTTAGAACAAATGCAAATTCTAGATAAAGAAAATAAAGCTTTTTTTGTAGAAATTCCTCTTTTTTTTGAAAGCGGTGCTTATGAAAATTTAGGCAAAGTCATTGTAATTTACACACCTAAAGAATTAAGCCTTAAAAGAATCATGCAAAGAGATAAGCTCAGCTTAGAAGCTGCAAAAGTGAGACTTGATTCTCAAATAGATATTGAAGAAAAACTTAAAAAAGCAGATTTTATCATTAAAAATACTAATTCTTATGTCGATTTTAGGCAAGAATGTGTTAAAGTAATACAAGAAATTTCTAAAGGAAAAATGTGAAATTTTATAAATATTGTGCAAGTGGGAATGATTTTGTCATAACAAATGCTGATAGAAAAGAAGATAGAAGTGCTTTAGCTAAAGAACTTTGCAATCGTTATGAGGGCATAGGTGGGGATGGCTTTATCGTGATATTGCCTCATGAAAAATACGACTTTGAATGGGAATTTTATAATAACGATGGCTCAAGGGCTGCTATGTGTGGCAATGGCTCAAGGGCTGCGGCACATTTTGCACATCATATTAACAAAATAAATCCTAACATGAGTTTTTTAACCGGTGCAGGAATAATAAAAGCAAAGGTAAATCAAGATAAAGTTGAAGTATCTTTAGGCAAAATAAAAAGCGTGCAAAATACTTTTGAAGAATTAGGAAAAACTTGGCAACTTTGCGACACTGGAGTTCCACATCTAGTGCATTTTTGTCAAAATTTAGATGAATTTGATACAATACTTTGTCAAAAAATGAGACAAAAATATAATGCCAATGTTAATTTTGTAAAAATTTTAGATGAAAATCATTTAAAAGTTCGTACCTATGAACGCGGAGTTGAAGATGAAACCTTAGCTTGTGGCACAGGAATGGGGGCTTGTTTTTATCTGGCATTTTTAAATAAAAAAGTACAAAATAAAGTTAAAATAACTCCTAAAAGTGGTGAAGAGGTTGGGTTTACATATAAAAATGAAGAATTGTTTTTTGAAGGAAAGGTAAAGTATTGTTTTGAAGCCAATTATAATTTTTCTTAGTCTTTTTCTAATCCCACTTTTTGCTGATGATCTAAAAAATGGCTTTGGAGAGGAATATTACAAACTTGATATAGATCAAAAAAGACAAATTTTTTTTATAAAAATGAATGAAATGTTTGATCAAAGCTTTAAAAAAATTGAACAAGAAAGAGCTTTTATCGAAGCCTTTTTTAAAGATGCTTACAAAACAGGCTTTAGGACTTCAAATCAAACAAATCTTGAAAAACTTATCACGATAAAAAACAAATATCGCATTGAAAATCTTTATGATTTTGCAGAATATAAAAAACGTATTCAAAAAATTCCAAAATCCATGGGTATAGCCCAAGCTTTAGTTGAAAGTGCTACAGGTACAAGTCGCTTCGCAAGAGAAGCAAATAATCTTTTTGGAGAATGGACTTGGGGTGAGAAAGGTTTAATTCCTGATTTAAGACATCCAGATAAAAAACATAAAATTAAGATTTTTGATAGTCTGCAAGATAGTGTTTACTCTTATGTTTTAAATTTAAATCGTCATTTTGCTTATGAAAAGTTTCGCGATGCAAGAGCTAAATTTGCAAGCGAAGGCAAAGAGATAACAGGACTAGAGGCTATTAAAACTTTAGATTCTTATTCTGAACGCAAGGGATATTATATCAATCTTATTACAAAAATCATCAAACGATACAACCTTGAAAAATACGATACAAACTCAAACAACACCTAAAATCCAAGTGAAAATTTATCAAAAGATATGACTTCAAATTTAACCCCTTGCTCAAAAAAACTATCCTCGCTTGAAAGAGTGATAAAAATCACATGAAAAATTCCAAGTTCTAAAGCCTTTGGTAAAATTTTCTTAGCACGTAATTTAATCAAATCAATATCTAAAGTTGGACTTGAAATATAAGCAATTTTAGATATTTGGCTATAAAAGTTAAAGTATTTGTTATAAAAAAATTCTTCTTTAAATTTAAACAACTCGCTTAAAACTAAATTTTCAAATAAATGTGAAAAATCCTTTGAAATACAAAGATTATTTCTTAGGCCAAAATCTTTAAAATAAATCTTTTGAAGTTTTTTTTCATCATGTTTTAAGGTATAAATCACATAAGTATTTTCTAATTTTTTGATAGCTTGATAAACACTATCTTTTGAAGTTTTTAATCTTTTTTTGAGTTCTATAAATATCTTAGAAATACTGATTTGCTGACCCAAATTTAAAGCTAAATACTTTAAAATTTCTAATTCTAAAAGAGTAAAGCTTTGTCTTAGAAGTATGTTTTTTTCTCCAAATTTACTGCGTCCACTTTGCAAAAAAAGACCTACTAAATTATTTATAGGTAAATTTTTCTTACTTACACTAATAAATTCTTCAAAATCAAAATAATCAAGTTCAAGCTCTTCAAACCCATTTACATTTAAATCTTTTATATTTGTACTTAAGATGATGGGAATGTTAATTTTTTCTAAATTAGGGATAAAATCCAAATTATAAAGGCAAAGAATTTTAATTTGTAAATTTTCATTCAGAAAATCAGCAAGTCTTTCTAAACTTTGTTTTTCAAAGCGTGTATCATATAAATCTAAAAACAAAATTTCACTTGCTTTAAATTGAGATAAAAAATTAAAAATAAGTGTTTTTTTACCACAAAATCGTGGGCCTTTTATGATAATATTTGGTTTTGAAATTTGATTTTTTCTTTCATAACTTACTTCAAATTTAGGGTGGTTTTCATAAAAAAAATTAAGTACTTTCAATTTTATCCTTTAAAAAAGGATATTATAACCTAGTTTGTATAATTGGGGCATAAAGCCCCTTAAATTACATTTTGCAAGCACCTTGTAAAGTAGCGCCTATCATCCAAAGACTTTTTTCATATTTTGCGATATTTTCTTGTGCAAAAGCAGCTGTTGTAGTATCACTTTCTTTTTCTGCTGCTTCATTGAGTTTTTTAAATTCTGCTAAAAGATATTCATAATCTTGTTTGATCAGTTCTATGACTTCAAGCGGAGTAAAGCAATCTTTTGCAACTTTTGGACTTTTTGCATTTTCCATTAAAACTTTTTGGCAAGTGATAGCTTTTTCGCCAAGTTGTAAAACTCTTTCAGCACAACTATCAAAAAGTTCTGCCATTTCTTCATAAGCTTTTTCTGTGTACTCGTGTATAGAAAAAAATTGCAAACCTTTTACATTCCAGTGATAATTATGAAATTTAACCCATAAATGATGAGCATCTGCTTGCATTTGTAATAATTGTTTTGTAACTGACATGATTGACTCCTTTTTTTTAATTTTTAAAATTATAACATAAAATTCTTAAATAATAATTATTATTATTAATTAAAAATTTTTATTATAATTTTAACTTAAAATCATTATACTCTTTTTTAATGAATTTTGATTAAGAATTTAATATATTTTTTAAGATCAACTTTCCAACTTCCACACCAGGTTGATCATAAGTGTTAATCCCTAGCATAACACCGCAAGTTGAAGTAAAAAGTTCATAATAATACATCAAATATCCCGCATGCCAAGCGTCAAGTTTTTCAAGTTCTATCACATCAACACTCAAATTTTCAGCGATTAAAGCGTGCATAGTTGCATCACATTGAGCGTTTAAAAGTTCGTGAAGATTGACTTTATTACTTAAAGAATCTAAAAATTTAAAATGAATATCAGGGATAATAGGCGCTTTTTGAGCGTCTTTGATTTTTAAAAAAGTTACAGTTTTATTTTTAGGTCCATCCATGATGAGTTGTAAAAAACTATGTTGATCTCTTGCGCCAATGAGTGCAATAGGAGTTAAACCTATGCGTTTATAGCCTTGCTTTTTACCTAAACTTTCAGCAATAAGCTGGATATACCATTCATTAAAGCCTTTAAAAGCATCGCTATATGAAAAAAGTACATTGATATTGGCATTTTTGTGTGTACAATAATGATAGGCTTTTTGTAAAATTTCATCTTTTTTGTGAGTAAAAAAATCTTCAAAACAAGCTTTAGCTCCTTCTAAAAGAGCTTTGGCATTATAGCCACAAAAACAAAGCGGAACTATACCTACGGCTGAAAGTATGCTAAAACGACCTCCTACATTTGCAGGGATAAAAAAGCATTTAATACCTAAATTTTCACCTTCTTGATGAAGTTTTGAATCCTTATCGGTAATAAAAACAAAGTATTTTTTTAATTCTTGCATATCAAGTTTAAAATGTTCAATAAGAAGTTTAAAAAGCGATACAACTTCTATAGTACTACCTGTTTTGCTGATGATTAAAAACAAACTTTCCTCAAGCTTGATTTTTTCTAAAGTCTTATTAAAAGAATGTGAACTTGTGTTATCGAGTATAAAAAGTTCTCTTTGGTTGCTTTTTTCATTAAAAAGCATATCACGCAAGGCTTTTACACCACAACTTGAACCACCCATTCCCACTAAAACGATATTTTTTATGTGTTCTTTGTCTTTGATAAAAGCCAAACTCTCATCAATTAAATTCAAACTTGTATCAATAAGATGATAATACCCTATATCTCCACTTTTTACCTCATCATTAATACGATTTGCATAAGAACTTATAGTGTGAATTTCACTTTGCTTAAAAAAAAGTGTATTGTTTAACATTTACTTTTCTCGTAAAAATAATTTGTCGCTTCTACAAAGCCTTCTACACTTCCACAATCAAAGCGTTTTCCTTGAAATTTATAAGCTAAAACCATACCATTGGTTGCTTGAGTTAAAAGCGCGTCGGTAAGTTGAATTTCGCCATTTTTTCCTGCTTTAGTATTTTCTAAAATTCCAAAAATATCAGGAGTTAAAATATATCTTCCTATGATAGCAAGATTACTTGGAGCTTCATCAGGACTTGGTTTTTCTATCATAGAATTAACCATAATAAGATTTTCTTCTACAAAATTTCCAGAAATTACTCCATAGTTTGAAACTTGTTCTTTTGGTACTTCCATCACAGCTATGATGGTGCAGCGATATTTTTCATAAATTTTTACCATTTGAGCCATAACATTTAAGCCTTCTTCATTAACACACAAATCATCAGCCAAAATTACGCCAAAAGCTTCATCGCCAACTAAAGGCTTACCTTTTAAAACCGCATCACCTAAGCCTTTCATTTGATTTTGTCTTGTAAAAGTAAAGGTGCAACGATTGATCAAAGAGCGAATTTCATCAAGTAAGTATTCTTTTTTTGTACCTGAAATTTGATGCTCAAGTTCATAAGAAATATCAAAATAATCCTCCAAAGCTCTTTTTCCACGCCCTGTGACAAAGCCCATATTTTCCATTCCTGCTTCCAAAGCTTCATCAACCCCATAATGGATCAAAGGTTTGGTTAAGATAGGTAACATCTCTTTAGGTAAAGTTTTTGTTGCAGGTAAAAATCTTGTCCCATAACCTGCCGCAGGGAAAATACAAGTTTGAAGCATAAAAATTTCCTTTTATTTTTTTATCATTATAGCTTATTTTTATGAATTTTTATGAACAAGGCAAAGTTCTTTTTGCCTTGTTATTCAAACTCTGCCTTAGCTAATTTAACAATAGTTTCTACTACTCCAGAATCTTCGAGCGTTGAAATATCCTGTTTGATTTCTTCACCTCTTGCTATAGTTCTTAAAATTCTTCTCATTATTTTACCACTTCTAGTTTTTGGCAAACCTGGAGTATAAAGAATTTTTTCTATTTTAGCTATAGGTCCTATCTCTACTCTTAAAATGTCATTAAGTTCTTTTAAAGTTTCTATAGCTCCGCCAAGATCACAACTGGATGTAGGACTTAAAACCACAAAAGCAAACAGTGACTCGCCCTTAATCGCATCCAAAATACTCACTACAGCTGATTCTGCTACACTTGGATGTTTAGCAATAGCGCTTTCAATTTCAGCCGTTCCTATACGATGTCCTGCAACATTAACCACATCATCTGTTCTTCCTGTGATGGTAATATAACCATTTTTATCATAAAAAGCACCATCGCCACTAAAATATACAGCTTTTCCATCTTTTCTAGCTTGAGAAAAATAACTTTCTATATAGCGTTCATCATTACCCCAAATTCCACGAATCATCGAAGGCCAAGGTTTGGTTATACAAAGCAATCCATCTTCACCTTCATCTTTTTTATTGCCTTCTTCATCAATAACTTCTGCAAAAATTCCTGGCAAAGGCAAGGTAGCACAACCTGGTTTTAAAGGAGTAGCGCCTGGTAAAGGCGTGATCATATGCCCACCTGTTTCTGTTTGCCACCAAGTATCGACTATAGGACTTTTAGTTCCCCCTATTTCATCATAAAACCACTTCCAAGCACTAGGATTGATAGGCTCTCCAACCGTTCCAAGCACTTCAAGCGTACTTAAATCATATTTTCTTGGCTCATCAGGTGCATCAGCATGAAGCATTCTTATAGCAGTTGGCGAAGTGTAGAATTTGCTTATTTGATACTCTTCTATCATTCTCCACCAACGCCCAGAATTTGGATAAGTAGGAGTTCCTTCATGCATTATAGTCGTTGCTCCACATGCTAAAGGCCCATAAACTACATAAGTATGTCCTGTAATCCAACCCACATCAGCACTACACCAATAATTATCATAATCTTTAATATCAAAAACCCATTCCATAGTCATTTGTGCCCAAAGTATATATCCTGCACTTGCATGCATAACTCCTTTTGGCTTGCCCGTTGATCCTGAAGTGTAAAGCAAAAATAACAAATCCTCGCTATCCATGATTTCAGGTTCACACTTATAAGATTCATTTTTCACAAGTTCGTTATAAACATAGTCCCTTCCTTTAATATATTCTATAGGCTCATTATTGCGTATAACTATAAGTACTTTTTCTACACTTTCACACCCTTCACTTAAAGCCTTATCTACTGCAGGTTTTAACATATAAGGTTTTCCACGACGAAAAGCACCATCAGCCGTTACTACAAGTTTAGCTCCTGCATCTATAATTCTATCTCTTAAGGCTTCAGGAGAAAACCCTCCAAATACCACACTATGAATAGCCCCAATCCTTGCACAAGCTAACATTACTATAGCTGTTTCTGGAATCATAGGCATATAAATTACAACCCTATCGCCTTTTTTTACTCCGAATTTTTTAAGCAAATTGGCCGCCT encodes:
- the purM gene encoding phosphoribosylformylglycinamidine cyclo-ligase: MKISYEDAGVSIDNGNAFVEAIKPLVKETFNDNVVGGIGSFAGAFRMPSGFKKPVILGATDGVGTKLRLAIDAKKYDTIGQDLVAMCVNDLICNFATPLFFLDYYATAKLEVEVAKAVVSGIAKGCKMANCALIGGETAEMPGMYAKDDFDLAGFAVGMAEEDEIDRSKFVKNGDILLALPSSGLHSNGYSLARKVLFESLKLKFDDKIEGKNLIDILLEPTRIYVRDFLTLKPYISALAHITGGGLVENLPRVLPRGMGATIRKHHLKTPEIFYTIGQAVEESEMYRSFNMGVGLVMVVDPSNVSKVLENSDAFIIGEICINEGIVLE
- the coaE gene encoding dephospho-CoA kinase (Dephospho-CoA kinase (CoaE) performs the final step in coenzyme A biosynthesis.) → MKNAFFVTASIACGKSTFIEIANSLGFKSISADKIAHKILDENALELEKIFSPFNLKNLLTKEKKIDRKILREIVFNNKEAKKTLENFTHPKIRAKILEQMQILDKENKAFFVEIPLFFESGAYENLGKVIVIYTPKELSLKRIMQRDKLSLEAAKVRLDSQIDIEEKLKKADFIIKNTNSYVDFRQECVKVIQEISKGKM
- the dapF gene encoding diaminopimelate epimerase; amino-acid sequence: MKFYKYCASGNDFVITNADRKEDRSALAKELCNRYEGIGGDGFIVILPHEKYDFEWEFYNNDGSRAAMCGNGSRAAAHFAHHINKINPNMSFLTGAGIIKAKVNQDKVEVSLGKIKSVQNTFEELGKTWQLCDTGVPHLVHFCQNLDEFDTILCQKMRQKYNANVNFVKILDENHLKVRTYERGVEDETLACGTGMGACFYLAFLNKKVQNKVKITPKSGEEVGFTYKNEELFFEGKVKYCFEANYNFS
- a CDS encoding glucosaminidase domain-containing protein yields the protein MKPIIIFLSLFLIPLFADDLKNGFGEEYYKLDIDQKRQIFFIKMNEMFDQSFKKIEQERAFIEAFFKDAYKTGFRTSNQTNLEKLITIKNKYRIENLYDFAEYKKRIQKIPKSMGIAQALVESATGTSRFAREANNLFGEWTWGEKGLIPDLRHPDKKHKIKIFDSLQDSVYSYVLNLNRHFAYEKFRDARAKFASEGKEITGLEAIKTLDSYSERKGYYINLITKIIKRYNLEKYDTNSNNT
- a CDS encoding ATP-binding protein → MKVLNFFYENHPKFEVSYERKNQISKPNIIIKGPRFCGKKTLIFNFLSQFKASEILFLDLYDTRFEKQSLERLADFLNENLQIKILCLYNLDFIPNLEKINIPIILSTNIKDLNVNGFEELELDYFDFEEFISVSKKNLPINNLVGLFLQSGRSKFGEKNILLRQSFTLLELEILKYLALNLGQQISISKIFIELKKRLKTSKDSVYQAIKKLENTYVIYTLKHDEKKLQKIYFKDFGLRNNLCISKDFSHLFENLVLSELFKFKEEFFYNKYFNFYSQISKIAYISSPTLDIDLIKLRAKKILPKALELGIFHVIFITLSSEDSFFEQGVKFEVISFDKFSLGF
- a CDS encoding Dps family protein, which translates into the protein MSVTKQLLQMQADAHHLWVKFHNYHWNVKGLQFFSIHEYTEKAYEEMAELFDSCAERVLQLGEKAITCQKVLMENAKSPKVAKDCFTPLEVIELIKQDYEYLLAEFKKLNEAAEKESDTTTAAFAQENIAKYEKSLWMIGATLQGACKM
- the pgi gene encoding glucose-6-phosphate isomerase, which gives rise to MLNNTLFFKQSEIHTISSYANRINDEVKSGDIGYYHLIDTSLNLIDESLAFIKDKEHIKNIVLVGMGGSSCGVKALRDMLFNEKSNQRELFILDNTSSHSFNKTLEKIKLEESLFLIISKTGSTIEVVSLFKLLIEHFKLDMQELKKYFVFITDKDSKLHQEGENLGIKCFFIPANVGGRFSILSAVGIVPLCFCGYNAKALLEGAKACFEDFFTHKKDEILQKAYHYCTHKNANINVLFSYSDAFKGFNEWYIQLIAESLGKKQGYKRIGLTPIALIGARDQHSFLQLIMDGPKNKTVTFLKIKDAQKAPIIPDIHFKFLDSLSNKVNLHELLNAQCDATMHALIAENLSVDVIELEKLDAWHAGYLMYYYELFTSTCGVMLGINTYDQPGVEVGKLILKNILNS
- the galU gene encoding UTP--glucose-1-phosphate uridylyltransferase GalU, translating into MLQTCIFPAAGYGTRFLPATKTLPKEMLPILTKPLIHYGVDEALEAGMENMGFVTGRGKRALEDYFDISYELEHQISGTKKEYLLDEIRSLINRCTFTFTRQNQMKGLGDAVLKGKPLVGDEAFGVILADDLCVNEEGLNVMAQMVKIYEKYRCTIIAVMEVPKEQVSNYGVISGNFVEENLIMVNSMIEKPSPDEAPSNLAIIGRYILTPDIFGILENTKAGKNGEIQLTDALLTQATNGMVLAYKFQGKRFDCGSVEGFVEATNYFYEKSKC
- the acs gene encoding acetate--CoA ligase; the protein is MLNQNNQELFKPSKEFSRNARIKNLCEYYDLCDEAKEDFEGFWKRQSLEKIEWFSPFSRVLNEDKAPFYKWFEGGTLNVSYQCLDRHMKTRRNKAALIFEGEMGDYEVYTYRRLLHETCKAANLLKKFGVKKGDRVVIYMPMIPETAIVMLACARIGAIHSVVFGGFSPEALRDRIIDAGAKLVVTADGAFRRGKPYMLKPAVDKALSEGCESVEKVLIVIRNNEPIEYIKGRDYVYNELVKNESYKCEPEIMDSEDLLFLLYTSGSTGKPKGVMHASAGYILWAQMTMEWVFDIKDYDNYWCSADVGWITGHTYVVYGPLACGATTIMHEGTPTYPNSGRWWRMIEEYQISKFYTSPTAIRMLHADAPDEPRKYDLSTLEVLGTVGEPINPSAWKWFYDEIGGTKSPIVDTWWQTETGGHMITPLPGATPLKPGCATLPLPGIFAEVIDEEGNKKDEGEDGLLCITKPWPSMIRGIWGNDERYIESYFSQARKDGKAVYFSGDGAFYDKNGYITITGRTDDVVNVAGHRIGTAEIESAIAKHPSVAESAVVSILDAIKGESLFAFVVLSPTSSCDLGGAIETLKELNDILRVEIGPIAKIEKILYTPGLPKTRSGKIMRRILRTIARGEEIKQDISTLEDSGVVETIVKLAKAEFE